The DNA sequence GTCTATATCTTCTTCCTAAAAGATTTAACTATGTTAATGCTGAGAACCCACAAGAAGGGGAGGATAAGATCAGCAACTTAACGAAAAATAGTTGGGAATATTATATTACTGTTTGCAGGTCAGGAGCTAAGTGTTACTCTTTAATTAGCTACATCTTTCAAGTATCGGCTACTACCTTCTGGTAATCCAAATTTGTTTTGCTCACTTTATGATGACTactcccttttttctcttttttgtttaactTTCCATCAATTCTCgtgttttcttctcttaattGGATAGTCGCTTAGTGGAAGGATGAGCCGATAACTGGCTATGTACCTTAGAACTCACTATCAAGACCCATTAAATTGACTATAAAATATGGCCCTTCATTATTTCAGGAAATAAGGGGTACAGTTCTACGGCACAGTAGCCATGTGGGCTTTTTATATGGACCCCCAGATTGCAGTACAGATGATCTTTTATTACATGATTAAAATGGGTATTGTTTAGAGGAAAAATCTGTTCTATCTAATACTTTACCAGAATCATGTGCTGGTAATTGTAAACTACGATGGCAGGACCCTGTGCTATTGATAGAGGTTCTGTTCCTTGCCACATGCTGTTTTAGCTTGGCATGTGGATTCAAGGGGATGCAATTTCAAGCCCATCGCAAACTGGTCTTGGCCTAGATATAACTCTGGACTGGGTGTTTGGCACAGTCATCTCGTATACAAGCTGGTTTAGGGATGTGATTTACAGTGCAGGATTTTGTAGTCTTTGAAGACTACAATGGCTTATAGATGACTACAATGGCATATAACAGAGTTATACGTGTATCTATTTTTAACGTTTGATTGGTTCACTGAGCGTTCAGTTAATCAATGCAGTGAATATTCTGTGGCATGTCTTGGACTTCAACCAAGAGAAAGTGCGTAGTAACAAAAGCGCCATATATTAGAGTAGTAATGAAGAACTTTATATTCTTAATTTGCTCTAACTAACGTCATATCTGCGTGTTATTAGTTATAAAAGTTCTGTTTAGCCCATTTTATATTCATATGCAAAAAAATACACTTGCATGTTTGGGAAAGTTCTTTGGTTTATCTTGACTGATCCTCCTGCCATTGCTAACTCAACAGGTTAAAGATGTCACGGATCTAGGCTCCTTGAAAGACACAGCAAAACTCTTTGTTCCAggtaaatgtaattttttgtttgttttattgcAAGCATCTTTTGGAGATACTTTGCACTACTATCCTTCACGACAAGGACACTTAATGTTTTTTGAAACTCTATAGTGTCTAATTTTGATACCCATGTCATTGTCCTTGCGACGTAGTTGAAATCTCTATTTGATAATGTAGAAGGAGAACGAGTTCAATTCATGAATATTGTCTTGGACTACCATTCAGTTTCTGTGAAATTAGGATGTAGCCAGAtcattatctttttcttttcttttattttttatttttgaattttttatgtaCAAGTTGTGTACGGATTATAAGTACAACACAAAGTAGTCATAACCTGCTACCACTCGGACCTCCACTTTCACCACATGAGGTGCTGAACCTATATTACCAACACCTTCAAAACCAGAAATCACCGGCATATCATATTCTAACCACCTTCGAAACCAATTTCTTTTATTAGTTAATCATAATAGAAAATAGTGAATTTTTATTAGTAATAAACAGTGAAATCACATTGAATAGGAACTAGGTCCCCTTTCCCAAACCTCATGTCTATCTGTCGAAGGTTGGGCCTTGGGCTGTGGACCTATGGTCTCGAGTTAGATTGGCTGCATATACACACGTGTATTTCGATGATTGTATTTTTCAAGCCCAAGGTTTCTATCTACACTATCGAGAGAGCTGCAGCCATACTCTGTGttcaggaaaaaaatatatgagcTTGAAATAATCCCAACCTTGGGCTTGAAAAATATATGACTTGCATATACACGTGTGTATTTGGATGATTGTATTAGATTAGTGTATTTGGATATTAAtgatttattttacttttatttaaaAGATGATTTCCTATAGTcaacttttctttattttgattaaAATTAGATTGTTTTTCCTAATACATTgcaataatataatatatacttTTTTACAGGAAATATGACAATGTTAACCAATGTTAATCAATTAAAGGCAAATGACAATAATTGGAAAATAAAGGCGTTCGTACTTACAAAAACTGGAATCATTACTTACAATAATTCGAACGGATCTGGAAAGCTACAAAAAATTACTttaatggatgaggaggtacattgaaatatttttttaatattattcattttttaatttatatttttcaacATCTTAAATCATTTGTATTTTGCAGGGAACAAAAATTCAAGCAATAATGTTCAATGATATTGTTGATCAATTAGTTGACACATTGGTTATAGGAATGACTTATTTCATATCTGATGCAACTGTCAAAAGAGTCAATCCAAAGTTCACAAATGTAAATAAAGAACATGAATTGACTCTAAACAACaatacaaaaattgaagaagctGATGTCCACTAAAATGTAGAAAAGTCAAGATATCAATTCATCAAGATCAATGAATTGAAATGGGACATTGATAAGAGTAATAAATTATTAGGTAAGAAGTTATATTTCATTctttataaagaaaaatgatattttggttTTTACACAATAATGCACTAATCACTTATAATTATTCAAATTAATAAGATACTAACCTCACTCTTTTAATTGTTTTGTCCAGATATTATTGGAATTCTTATAGAGGTACAAAATGTGTTCTCCATAACAACAACGAAAGGCGTGAAAACGAATAAgagagaaattaaaataatcGAAAAAGAGTAAGTTTTTGAcatttataaatataatttatatcattatttttatttttatttttactaatcATAACACTAAATTTATATTATTAATAGATCTGCTCCAGTAATGCTCACGTTATGGGACAATTATGCAATAAATGAAGGAAGCAAATTGATGGATATTATAGGAGAAAATCCTGTGATTGCTTTTTTATCAATTAAACAGATAGACTACCaaggtaatatatatatatatatatatattaataaacattatatatttattttaataaactaAACAACTTTAAAATGTGCAGGTGGCTCACTTGGTACAACAGCATTTACAACAATTGATATAAATCCAATGATCACAGAAGCggatgaattaaaaaaatggtatataataaatttattcaaattattatacattgatttatttattttcaatatatataacaATATTAAAATTTATTGTGCAGGTTCACATCAAAAAATGGATCGAAGAAAATACTTCTCAAAGCTTCTAACGAAGATAAATACAAGAAAATTGAACGGATTGAAATTGAAGATTTAATGGACAAAGAATATAAAACAATcttggtaagaaaaaaattacatcaatttaatttatttatttatatcgAAGTCATATGATtccaatatattttctttatatcATCTAACATCTACATATTTGCAGAatcaatattattattttgaaggAAATATTGTAAATCTGGAGAATGAAAAGCTATGGTACAATGCATGcaaaacatgcaaaaaaaagGTACAATTAAAGGGAGATCATGCAACATGTGACAAATGTCAAAATGATGATACAGAATATACACAGAAGTAAgtatgttaggatttttatgtgggcttaactgataccgattgatccattgggcccaagcaattatagacccactctgattaggaaactcctagctctttccattgtgagagtagaatagggttttagggattctattataaatagaatactgacggtccctgcagccattactttacttaatgccttattggttttgggagcacggctttctcacaagagcaagtgcacagaaagaaaggaaaccctagagtaagaggctgcagaagatctcagtagaaggattCCACTTTCGTagttcattgtcatcttcatgggagtaatgtttaatcacatgggacagaggttcatgatctatgttcatgggacacaggtacttctttattcccatttatggttcatgtcatggttgtcccattgattattatagatatggtaaatctatatggttatgtattttaagatg is a window from the Macadamia integrifolia cultivar HAES 741 chromosome 5, SCU_Mint_v3, whole genome shotgun sequence genome containing:
- the LOC122077859 gene encoding replication protein A 70 kDa DNA-binding subunit B-like encodes the protein MLTLWDNYAINEGSKLMDIIGENPVIAFLSIKQIDYQGGSLGTTAFTTIDINPMITEADELKKWFTSKNGSKKILLKASNEDKYKKIERIEIEDLMDKEYKTILNQYYYFEGNIVNLENEKLWYNACKTCKKKVQLKGDHATCDKCQNDDTEYTQK